Genomic DNA from Acidobacteriota bacterium:
GAGCTGGAGGCAAGCAACCGCGAGCTGCGGCAGGCGCTCCAGGACCTCCACGACGCTCAGGATCAACTCGTCCAGTCGGAGAAGATGGCCTCGCTGGGCCGGCTGGTCGCCGGAATCGCCCACGAGATCAAAAATCCGCTCAACTTCATCTACGGCAACACCCGTTTCCTCGACGAGTACGCCGACAAGCTCGGCCGGTACCTGGCCCGGGTGAACGCCGGCGCCGCACCGGCTGAGCTGGTGCGGCTGCGCGAGGAGCTCCGCATTGATTTCATCCTCGGCGACATCGGCGGCCTGGCCGCCAACATCCACGAGGGCGCCGAGCGGATCAAGACCATCGTGGACGACCTGAGGGTGTTTTCGCGCGCCCCCTCCGGCGAACCGGAGGAGGTGGACCTCTGCAAGGTCCTCGACATGTGCCTCAACCTCCTGCGCAACCAGTACAAGAACCGGATCCGGATCGTCCGCGAATACGGCGCCATCCCCCCGGCGCGGGTGCTGGTGGGCAAGATGGAACAGGTGTTCCTGAACCTGCTCAGCAACGCCATCGACGCCATCGAGGGCGAGGGGGTCATCCGGGTCCGCACCTTCACCGAGAACGGCCGGGTGGTGATCGAGGTGGCCGACTCCGGACCCGGCATCCCGCCGGAGCACCTGAACCGGATCTTCGACCCGTTCTTCACCACCAAGGACGTGGGCCAAGGCACCGGCCTGGGCCTGAGCCTCAGCTACAGCATCGTGCAACAGCACGGCGGCGCCCTGCGGGCCCGCAACGGCGCCGACGGCGGGGCCGTGTTCCGGGTGGAGCTGCCGCCCGACGGGCCGCCGGCGGCGGCCGCGGAGGAGGCGCCATGAGCGACCCGCGGCAGCCGGTCCTCCTCGTCGTGGACGACGAGCCGGCCAACCTGCAGAAGCTGAAGCGGACCTTCGTCGCCGAGTACCGCGTACTGGAAGCCGCCTCCGGCGAGGAAGCGTTCGCCATCGCCGAGCGCGAGGACGTGGACCTGGTCATCACCGACCAGAAAATGCCGCGGATGTCCGGGATCGAGCTGCTGAAGCGGATCCTCAGGATCAAGCCGGATGTCATGCGGATCGTACTCACCGGCTACACCGAGGTGGAGGACCTCATTCACGCCATCAACGACGGCCACGTTTACCGCTACATCACCAAGCCGTGGGATCCGGTGGAGCTGCGCATCGTCGTTCGGCAGGCGCTGGAAAAGCAGGCGCTGGAACGGGAGAACCGCCGCCTCACCGAGGCGCTGCGTCAGGCCAATGAGCGGCTCAGCCGCGAGAACCAGGCACTCCAGGGCGACGTCCGCCGCTTCCTCGATGCCGAGAACATCGTCTTCCGCTCCCGGGCCATGGCCGAGATCCTGGATTCCGCCCGCCGGGTGGCCGGCGTCGACACCACCGTTCTGCTCACCGGCGAGACCGGCACCGGCAAGGAACTCGTGGCCCGATTCATCCACCGCCACAGCCGCCGCGCCGGCGAGGTGTTCGTGGCGGTGAACTGCGGCGCGATCCCCCGGGAACTGGCCGAGAGCGAGTTCTTCGGCTACCGCAAAGGCGCCTTTTCCGGCGCGGTGGGCCACAAGAAGGGCTATTTCCAGGTGGCCGACGGCGGCACGCTCTTCCTGGACGAGGTGGGCGAGGCGCCGGCGGAGCTGCAGGTGAAGCTGCTGCGGGCGCTGCAGCAGGGCGAGATCTGGCCCGTGGGGGCGGAGAAGCCCGCGCGGGTGGACGTGCGCGTGGTCGCCTCCACCAACCGCGACCTGCAGGCCGAAGTGCGGGCCGGCGCCTTCCGCGAGGATCTGTTCTTCCGGCTCAACGTGTTCACCGTCCGGATCCCGCCGCTGGCCGAGCGCCGCGACGATATCCGTCCCCTGGTGGCGTTCTTCCTGGAGCGCGCCCAGGCCAAGATGAACCGCCGCCCGGTTGACCTGTCCGAGGAGGCGTTGCGCCTGCTGGAGGCTTACCGCTGGCCGGGCAACGTCCGCCAGCTGGAAAACGAGGTGGAGCGGCTGGTTCTGCTCTCGACCGAAGGCGGCACCATCGAACCCGACGCGGTGGCCGCCTACATCCGCGACGAGGTGGGGCACCCGCCCGCCGGCGCCCCTGGCGCCGGCGGCGGCGACGCCGCCGATCCGGCCATGGACCTGCGCCGGCAGACGGACGCCTTCGAGCGCGGCCTCATCATCGCCGCGCTGGACGCCTGCGGCGGCAACCGCACCCATGCCGCCGCGCGGTTGCATATCACCCGCCAGTCGCTGCTGGAGAAAATGAAGCGGTTCGGGGTCCGGTGAACGGTGAATAGTAAATGGTTCGTCGTGGGGAGACAGGAGTGAGCAGCGCCGGTCCACTGCATTCATCCGAGCCGGCGCAGCCGGCTCCCGCATGTGGTGATCGCCGATAACAATACACCACCGGTCGCCTGCGATGCAGACGACCGGCGATAATCGGTCAAATCGGAACGCGCGTTCAGTTGACCTTGAACTTCGCGTCGCCCTTCTCGAAGAACCCGAC
This window encodes:
- a CDS encoding sigma-54-dependent Fis family transcriptional regulator, which translates into the protein MSDPRQPVLLVVDDEPANLQKLKRTFVAEYRVLEAASGEEAFAIAEREDVDLVITDQKMPRMSGIELLKRILRIKPDVMRIVLTGYTEVEDLIHAINDGHVYRYITKPWDPVELRIVVRQALEKQALERENRRLTEALRQANERLSRENQALQGDVRRFLDAENIVFRSRAMAEILDSARRVAGVDTTVLLTGETGTGKELVARFIHRHSRRAGEVFVAVNCGAIPRELAESEFFGYRKGAFSGAVGHKKGYFQVADGGTLFLDEVGEAPAELQVKLLRALQQGEIWPVGAEKPARVDVRVVASTNRDLQAEVRAGAFREDLFFRLNVFTVRIPPLAERRDDIRPLVAFFLERAQAKMNRRPVDLSEEALRLLEAYRWPGNVRQLENEVERLVLLSTEGGTIEPDAVAAYIRDEVGHPPAGAPGAGGGDAADPAMDLRRQTDAFERGLIIAALDACGGNRTHAAARLHITRQSLLEKMKRFGVR